TTCCAAGCAATTTTCCAAAACCTATCTATCCGATTGATAGCAACCCTGTAACACAAGCAGGATTTGACCTTGGTAAAAATTTGTTTTACGATGGAATTTTGTCAAGAGACAGCACTATTGCATGCGGAGAGTGCCATCGGCAAACCTATGCGTTTTCGCATCACATGCACGACCTGAGTCATGGTATTGAGGGAAGAATCGGCCTACGCAATGCCCAGCCATTACAAAATTTGGCTTGGCGTGAACGCTTTCAATGGGATGGCAAAGCAGCCACACTAGATACACAGCCCATATTGCCTATCGAACATCCCGACGAAATGGATGATAAATTAGATAACGTAGTAGCAAAACTCAGCAAACATCAAGGCTACAAGAATATGTTTAAAGCAGCTTTTGGTACAGAGCAAATTAATGCCGAACGTATGTTAAAAGCTCTTTCACAATTTATGCTAAGCCTTGTTTCGGCCAATGCCAAATATGATAAATACCAACGAAAAGAAGCTGGTGTAAATCTTACAGCCGACGAACTTGAGGGTATGAGCTTATTTGAAAGCAAAGGTTGTAAAAGCTGCCACGCAGGTCAACTATTTAGTGATGAGTCATTTAGGAGTTTAGGATTATCGAGGTTTGAACGAACCAAAGTAGATTATCTTGATGGCAAGCCCGTATTGAGCATTGTCGTTGACGAGGGCAGATACAGGGTAACAGGTATAGATACAGACCGTTTTAGGTTTAAAGTACCAAGCCTACGCAACGTAGCCGCCTCGCCGCCATATATGCACGATGGCCGTTTTGCCAAACTTCAAGAAGTACTCGACTTTTATGATGCTGGTATGCAAGAAGTACCCAATCTCGACCCGATTTTTCGCAAAAATGCCCGTTTAGGAATACCGATGAGTGCCGAAGAAAAGAGGAAGATTATTGCCTTCCTGAATACACTCACAGACGAAACATTTTTAAAAGACAAACGCTTTGCAGAGCCAGATGGCTTTCCTGTAAGGTAAAAAAACAAATTTTATTATGAAATCTTTATTCAAATCGTTTTCAATTTTAGCCTGTATGCTTGCTGTAGTATTGGCTTGTAACAAAGTCGAAGTAGAGCCTATTGGTGCAAATGATAAAAACAATATTACATTAGAATTTGACAACCGTGTTGGCGGACAAAAATTGGCATTAGGCACAACTACTTACAAAAATGCTTCAGGCGAAGATTTTACAGTTACATCCCTAAATTATTTTATCAGCAATGTTGCGTTGAAAAAAGCCGATGGCACAACCGTAAAATTCCCAGACCAATATTTCTTGATTCGTCAAGCTGATAGCAAAACTACCGAACAGCTTTTGAAAGACGTTCCAGCGGCCGATTATACCGACATAACCTTTACCATTGGCGTTGACAGTATAAAAAGCATATCGCCTGTAGAGCAACGTACAGGTGTTTTAGACCCTACTTCTTATGGCGACGACAATATGTATTGGGCTTGGAACTCTGGATATATTTTCATGAAACTAGAAGGTATTTCGTCGGCTGCACCTAAAAACTCGGCAGGATTGAATAAATACCAATACCATGTTGGGGGTTTTGGAGGTAGAACAAGTGCTACTGCCAACAACCTCAGAACCGTTACTTTGTCGCTGAATGGAACAGCTACCGTGCGAAAGAGTATTTCGCCTACAGTACACCTTATTACAGATGTTGCCAAAATTTTTGACGGAGGTACTCCTCTCAAAATTGCAACGGCGGCTGTCATAATGGCTCCTGCGGCGGCAACTCCTATTGCCAATAATTACAAAAATATGTTTGTAGTTGACCACGTTCACAACGACTAAGCAATATGCTAAAGCGAAACGAATTAGCAAAGTGGCTGGAAGGTACAGGAATTGTCCTTCCACCACCACTTTCTCTGAGCGAGAAAATACAAGAATCTCTTCAGTTTTATTCTGAACAGCAGTTTATTAAAGTCCTAATTGTGCTTCATATTTTGGCAATGCCAAGCTTATTGGGCGGTTTATTTTGGGCTTTATGGTTCTGAAAACAATGATATTATGAAAAAAAAAACCATCGGATTCTGTATTATACTTAGCGTAGTTTTGGCTTGTTCAAGTACGCAAGAAATTACAGAACCAAATGTGGACTTTCAGATACCCAAGAATTTTCCACAACCCATTTATAACTTAGCTCGCAATCCTATTACCAAAGCTGGTTTTGAGCTAGGAAAAGCCTTGTTCAGCGACCCTATTTTATCCAGAAATAACTCTATTAGTTGCTCAGAATGCCACGCCCAAAGCTATGCTTTTACCCATCATGGCCACGATGTAAGTCATGGTATCGACAACCTAAAGGGTACACGCAATGCCCTAGCAATGCAAAATTTGGCTTGGCAATCTGAGTTTTTCTGGGATGGTGGTGTTGGCGATCTGGATTTTGTACCACTTGCTCCTATCGAAAACCCTGTAGAAATGGACGAGAAGGTGGGAAATGTATTAGAAAAACTTCGTAAAACACAGTATTATCCTGCTCAATTCAAAAAAGCATTTGGCACAAATGAAATTAATGCCGAACGCTTTCTAAAAGCTCTTTCTCAGTATATGCTAACCTTGGTTTCGGCCAATTCAAGATATGATAAATATGTACGAAACGAAGGCGAAATACTGACAGCCGATGAGTTGGCGGGCTTGTCGTTGTTCAAACAAAAATGTGCTTCGTGCCACAAAGGTGAGCTTTTTACCGACCAGTCGTATCGCAATAATGGCCTAACAATTCAGGGCGATATGGATACAGGGAGGTTTAGAATTACAGAACAGCCACAAGATAAATATAAGTTTAAAGTTCCTAGCTTAAGGAATATCGAGGTATCAAAACCCTATATGCACGATGGCCGATTCTATACTTTAGAAACTGTTCTTGACCATTATGCCGAAGGTGTTCAGCAAACGCCTAATTTAGACCCTCTTTTGCAAAATGGAATCCCTATGACAGCCAAGGAAAAGCTACAGATTGTTGCTTTTTTGAAAACACTTACCGACGAACAGTTTTTGAAAGACAAACGACTTTCTAATTAGAGACTTGACCACCTACCTTTATTACAGGCTTGGTGGCTATTACTTAAATTAGTATATCAATATGAAAAAAATACTATTATTCTTATTATTTATTCAGGCCAATACTAGTTTTGCTTGCGACATCTGCGGTTGTTCCAATGGAAACTCTTTTTTTGGTATTTTGCCTCAGTCTCATAGAAGTTTCCTTGGGGTTCGGTATCGTTATGCCAATTACGATTCGCACCTGAATAGCCTTTTGCTAAAAACACAAGAATCATTTCATACAACCGAGCTTTGGGGACGATTTTACCCCTTAAAAAAAGTACAAATATTAGCTTTTCTACCTTATAGCTTCAATAGTCAGACGATTAAAAATACTGGACAAACTACTAGTATAGAGGGCTTGGGCGATGCCACCATATTAGCTCACTACAATATTTTAAATACTTTTTGGGACTCTACAACACATGTTGTCAACCATAACATAATGCTTGGAATAGGTACAAAATTACCATTAGGGCATTATCGTTATGACCAAAATAGTACCGAAGAAGTAGCCAATCCCAACTTTCAATTAGGTACAGGAAGTGTCGATATTTTATTGAATGCTATTTATACTATTCGCTATGATTCTTGGGGACTTAATACCGATTTGACCTATAAAATCAATTCTCAAAATAGCAATAATTACAAATTTGGAAACAAAATCAGCTCTTCTGTTTCTTTGTTTTATACAAAAACACTTTCCAATTCAGTCACCGTAATGCCCAATGCAGGTGTATATTTTGAGAATGCCGTAATGGACAAAGACCACGGTGTTTCTAATAGTAACACAGGTGGATACCTCGCCACGGCCAATGTTGGTTTAGAAACTTTCTTCAAAAAGTTTAGTATCGGTATTACCCACCAGTCACCCTTTGCTCAGGAGTTATCTAAAAACGAGCTAAGAGCCAATGCAAGAACCAACGTACATCTAACGTTCTTATTTTAGTAAGGTTATTTAAAACAATTTCAAGCCATGAAAACAATTATCATTTTTACTATTGCTTTATTTTCGGGTTTACAAACACCCCAAAAAGATACTAAAACAAAAGAAAAGGAAACTACCTTGGTAGCAGATGCCAAAGACCCTGTCTGCAAAATGCACGTAAGCAAAGGCACAAAAACAGTAAGTACTTACAAAGGAAAACAGTATGGCTTTTGTAGTGTAGTTTGTAAAGAAATGTTCGATAAAAAACCTGAGAAATATGTAAAATAGTGTATGGCAAAATAGTAATTTGAGCCAATACAAAACTTTTAGGTAATATTATTCGTATCTATTAATATGGTTAGTAATACAGAATCAACGATTGTTGATTACACTGCTATAAAGCCATTAAACAACAACACAACCAAGTTGAAATAGAAATGAAAAAAGCCTTAATCCTCTGTGTATTAACTTTATTCTTTGCAGGAAAAAGTATGGCACAAAACCACCAACACAAATTTGCTGTTGTAAAAACAGACGACGAATGGCGTAAAATTTTAACGCCCGAACAATTCAAGGTTACACGACGCAAAAGTACTGAGCTGGCATGCTCAGGGGCATATTGGAAAAACCACGAAAAGGGTATCTACAAATGTGTATGCTGTAAATTACCGTTATTCGATTCACAAACGAAGTTTGAATCGGGTACGGGTTGGCCTTCTTTTTATCAAGCTATTCACAAAGATGCTATCTTAGAAATACCTGATGATAGCTTTGGTATGGAACGCACCGAAATACTTTGTAGTCGTTGTGGGGCTCATTTAGGGCATGTTTTTGATGATGGCCCCCGCCCAACAGGGCTTAGGTATTGCCTCAATTCTGTTGCTTTAGACTTTGAGAAAGATACCAAACCAAGCAAAGTACATAACCCTTGAGAGGCTTTTTGACAAACGTTGTTCTGGCTAAAATAGAAAAGACTGTCAAACTCTTACAATATTGTAGGCAGAGTAATACTTTATTCATCCATTGGAACGTAAAATTATTGGAGAATTTCCTCTTCAATAATTTTACTGATCCTATCCAAGGCAGTATTTAATGGCGTTGATTGGTGTAAGCTACGGCTAAGTAATATCCCGCCTTCAATCAGCATGATAAAGGTACTGGCATACATATTGGTATCTAAATTGGGTTTAAAGCTTTGATTACTCTCTCCACGCTTTAAAATTTCAACCAATCTTTTCTGCCAAATCAAAAAACTGGCTTGAACAGCAGGCATCAGAAATAATAAATTATCGTCGGCTTCTGTTGCAGCGTTCAGTAAAGGGCACCCGCCAAACATAACTGTTTTTTCGCCCATTGCTCTATAAAAATCTACCATAGCTTGTAACTGTTCATGAGGTGTTTTTTTCTCATGAATGGCCAGCTCCATTGCTTTCATTAGCTTATCGGCATTGTACTTAAAAACCTCAGTTACGACTTCATCCTTATTACTAAAGTTTCCATAAATACTTCCCTTGGTAAGTCCCGTAAGTTCGGTAATATCAGAAAGTGACGTTACGGCATATCCTTTGGTATTGAACAATGATGCCGTTTTTTCTATGATAAATTGTTTGGTTCGCTCTGCTTTTGACATATTCTTTTCTCCTATTTTTACAAAGATACAATAAGTCCAAAAATACTGCCCCTTTCTTGATCTATAGGCTATATATTCACCAATGTTCTTGAGGCCAAATTAGGATTTATTTATTATACAATTGTATCTTTGCTGAGTATCCACTTTGTTTCTCCCTCATTTGTCTCAAAAATAAGGTAATTTCTTCACTTAAAGGTTGGCGTTTTATTGGTAACTAAAAGTTGAACTCACAAACCCAACAAGTTGAGAAAACCTAATTGTACAATGAGTGCTTGAATAATTTACATCATAATATGAGTATTACCTTACAAGTTATTGCAATTGTTATTTCATTCTTTTGGGGCTTGAAGTCGATATTATCTCCTTCGGTCATTCATAATAAAATATTTGGTATTCTTTTTCTTATTTGGGGTTGGTATTTAACGATGAACCTATTGATATGGTCTGGGCTAACTGATATTGCTAGCGTTACCCCTTTGTTTCTGGTAGGTCGCCCCGTGTATATTCTTAGTCCTTATCTAGTTTACGTTTATATTGCTTCTATTTCAGGAAAAATTCAAGGCAAGGTTTTTACTTTTCCCCAAAGTATTATTAATCTATTGCCATGTGTACTCGTTGGATTGGATTTGGTAAAATATTACAGCCTTCCGCTCATGGCCAAGCAACAGATATTAACTACAATACACTTATTACCTCAGCGTATTCTTATCGAAAAATTTGGGTATATTCCTTTTATTTACGAACCCTATTTGGCAAGCTCTCTAAGCATTATATATTTTACCAAAATCTGGATGATATTGTCAAAGCAAAATGCTGATTTTAATCCAAAGCCTTCTTTTCTGTACGATTGGAGCAGAGCTTTTGTTTATTCAATCTTGGCATTGGTAATAGGCGAAGCTCTATTCTTTTTTATTGGTAACGATTTGTTAAAAACCAATATCAAAACCCCCTTTTTTGATAAAGCTTTAGAAATGCACGCTGTCTATACGATTCTCTTGCTGGTATCGTGGCTACTTTTTTGGTATAAGAATAGAGATGTATTTAGCCTAGAACAGGAGGCTATTTTGCCAATACTTCCTATCAAAAAAACAAAATCTAACGATGAAAATCTTATTGCCAACGATGTCGATATAAATACAATTAGGCTTTTTTTAGAAACCCAAAAGCCTTATCTAAAGCCCAAATATACCCTAGCCGAACTTGCCCTTAGTACAGGTTACCAGCCCTACGAAATTTCAATTGCTATCAACACACTTGCCAATTCCAATTTTAATGATTTTATCAATCAATATCGGATTGAAACGATTAAGGAAAGGCTTTTGGCCAAAGAGTACGAGAATATGACTATCGAGGGAATTGCCTTTGAGTCGGGATTCAAAAATAAAACTACATTCTTAAGTGCCTTTAAGAAGTTTACGGGCATGACTCCCAAAGAATATATCAAATTAACTCGCTTGCCCAACAACTAATGTAAGCTAATAAGTAACCGTTTTTTAGCTATATTTTATGCCTTTGGTTTCTGACAACAAACTAGCTTTTTATTCAAGTTGACTTTTTTATGAAAAAAACCAAAATTGTGCTAAAAAAAGTATAACAATATATTTTCACTAAAAAAGGGGGATAATACTTATAAGAGAAATAAATCAGGGCTAAACGCTAGTCGCTCAAAATCCGTATTATAATGCCGATTTTAGAGGGCATTTTAGAAGAAAAAAACATTTTCCAAATTGGAATTTAAGGGCTATTTTGCTCATAAATTAATCGGACATATATTACACATAGCCTAATGTAGATTCTTAAAATATGTAGATTGAGCACCTTTTTTGCTGTATCATTAAATCTCCAAAAACAAGAACTTACGTCATGAGTAATGAAAAATTTTCTCTTTTAAACCTAGTACCAAACCCAAGTTTGATTTTTGGTTTCAACGAACAGGGGTTGAGTATAAGCTTTGCCAATCAGGCTTATCTTGATTTTACTGGGCTTTGTTTAGCAAATATACAAGGAATTTCTTTTGACGATTTTTCATTGCTCTTGAACCATAATACTCAATATGCAACCCAACTACGGCATTCAATAGAAAGTATTTTACAGAATCATCATTCCGAAAAATATGTAAGCTACTGGAAGAGTATTTCGGAATATAACTATACAACAATTGAAGTCGAAAACAAGTATTTTACTGACAATTCGGGTATTTATGTAGCTCATTTAATTGTGGTAGAAAACAATAGTACCATTGCTACACAGCCAGAAAGCAACGATAGTTTACGGTATCTATTTGAGTCTGTGATTGTACATACTACCGAAGCTGTTATTATTACCGAAGCAAATCCTGTAGAAGGACTAGAACCCAAAATTGTATTTGTTAATAAGTCATTTACCAATATGACGGGCTATCGACCTAGCGAAGCAATAGGTAAGTCGCCCGCAATACTGCATGGTAAAAATACCGACCCAAAGGCTCTTCAGGCTATCAAAGAGGCCTTGATTCAAGAAAAACCCTGTGAAGTTGATATTATTAATTACAAAAAAAATCAAGATGAGTATTGGGTACATATCTCGATAAGCCCCGTGTATAATCATGCTGGCAAGCTGATTTACTGGATAGCTCTTGAACGAGATATTACTGTCCAAAAAGAAGCAGAATTACAAAAGCAATTATTGACAAGTATTAGCCACGAGTTTCATACTACTCAAACATTATCTATTACCTTACGCAATATCCTCGAAAGTATTGTCACTGCCAAAGGTTTACTTTCGGCAGAATTTTGGCTTGTCGAAACCAACAAAAATACCCTAAAGCACTTTGTTGAATATCCTGCAAATGAAAGCCCCGCAACAGTGCTGGATATACCAATGGGGCAAGGGCCAATTGGACAAATATGGGCATCGAAAAAAGTACAAAAATGGACATCTAACAACTTCCCAACAAGTAATAATACTGAGCAGGCTACAGCAATTGGCTATCCTATTATTGACCTTAATGAAGTGGTTGGCGTAATGGTATTAGAATACCACAGTACACAATATACCAAGGCACG
The Flectobacillus major DSM 103 DNA segment above includes these coding regions:
- a CDS encoding cytochrome-c peroxidase → MKQLIFATILLLGLQSCKKNNTTDTEPAPEPQPLFSIPSNFPKPIYPIDSNPVTQAGFDLGKNLFYDGILSRDSTIACGECHRQTYAFSHHMHDLSHGIEGRIGLRNAQPLQNLAWRERFQWDGKAATLDTQPILPIEHPDEMDDKLDNVVAKLSKHQGYKNMFKAAFGTEQINAERMLKALSQFMLSLVSANAKYDKYQRKEAGVNLTADELEGMSLFESKGCKSCHAGQLFSDESFRSLGLSRFERTKVDYLDGKPVLSIVVDEGRYRVTGIDTDRFRFKVPSLRNVAASPPYMHDGRFAKLQEVLDFYDAGMQEVPNLDPIFRKNARLGIPMSAEEKRKIIAFLNTLTDETFLKDKRFAEPDGFPVR
- a CDS encoding MbnP family protein is translated as MKSLFKSFSILACMLAVVLACNKVEVEPIGANDKNNITLEFDNRVGGQKLALGTTTYKNASGEDFTVTSLNYFISNVALKKADGTTVKFPDQYFLIRQADSKTTEQLLKDVPAADYTDITFTIGVDSIKSISPVEQRTGVLDPTSYGDDNMYWAWNSGYIFMKLEGISSAAPKNSAGLNKYQYHVGGFGGRTSATANNLRTVTLSLNGTATVRKSISPTVHLITDVAKIFDGGTPLKIATAAVIMAPAAATPIANNYKNMFVVDHVHND
- a CDS encoding cytochrome-c peroxidase; this translates as MKKKTIGFCIILSVVLACSSTQEITEPNVDFQIPKNFPQPIYNLARNPITKAGFELGKALFSDPILSRNNSISCSECHAQSYAFTHHGHDVSHGIDNLKGTRNALAMQNLAWQSEFFWDGGVGDLDFVPLAPIENPVEMDEKVGNVLEKLRKTQYYPAQFKKAFGTNEINAERFLKALSQYMLTLVSANSRYDKYVRNEGEILTADELAGLSLFKQKCASCHKGELFTDQSYRNNGLTIQGDMDTGRFRITEQPQDKYKFKVPSLRNIEVSKPYMHDGRFYTLETVLDHYAEGVQQTPNLDPLLQNGIPMTAKEKLQIVAFLKTLTDEQFLKDKRLSN
- a CDS encoding YHS domain-containing protein; the encoded protein is MKTIIIFTIALFSGLQTPQKDTKTKEKETTLVADAKDPVCKMHVSKGTKTVSTYKGKQYGFCSVVCKEMFDKKPEKYVK
- the msrB gene encoding peptide-methionine (R)-S-oxide reductase MsrB; this encodes MKKALILCVLTLFFAGKSMAQNHQHKFAVVKTDDEWRKILTPEQFKVTRRKSTELACSGAYWKNHEKGIYKCVCCKLPLFDSQTKFESGTGWPSFYQAIHKDAILEIPDDSFGMERTEILCSRCGAHLGHVFDDGPRPTGLRYCLNSVALDFEKDTKPSKVHNP
- a CDS encoding TetR/AcrR family transcriptional regulator codes for the protein MSKAERTKQFIIEKTASLFNTKGYAVTSLSDITELTGLTKGSIYGNFSNKDEVVTEVFKYNADKLMKAMELAIHEKKTPHEQLQAMVDFYRAMGEKTVMFGGCPLLNAATEADDNLLFLMPAVQASFLIWQKRLVEILKRGESNQSFKPNLDTNMYASTFIMLIEGGILLSRSLHQSTPLNTALDRISKIIEEEILQ
- a CDS encoding helix-turn-helix domain-containing protein, with translation MSITLQVIAIVISFFWGLKSILSPSVIHNKIFGILFLIWGWYLTMNLLIWSGLTDIASVTPLFLVGRPVYILSPYLVYVYIASISGKIQGKVFTFPQSIINLLPCVLVGLDLVKYYSLPLMAKQQILTTIHLLPQRILIEKFGYIPFIYEPYLASSLSIIYFTKIWMILSKQNADFNPKPSFLYDWSRAFVYSILALVIGEALFFFIGNDLLKTNIKTPFFDKALEMHAVYTILLLVSWLLFWYKNRDVFSLEQEAILPILPIKKTKSNDENLIANDVDINTIRLFLETQKPYLKPKYTLAELALSTGYQPYEISIAINTLANSNFNDFINQYRIETIKERLLAKEYENMTIEGIAFESGFKNKTTFLSAFKKFTGMTPKEYIKLTRLPNN